Proteins encoded within one genomic window of Flavobacterium sp. NG2:
- a CDS encoding YdeI/OmpD-associated family protein, with product MNSKLVDRFLARAKKWNEEMSLLRKICLDCGLTETYKWMHPCYTFQEKNVVLIHNFKEYCALLFHKGVLLKDTNDILVQQTENVQAARQIRFTNSQQIIDLESVIKTYIYQAIEIEKAGLEVKLKPTSAFEMPDEFKKALETNSDLKKAFESLTPGRQRGYLLFFSQAKQSKTRESRIEKCIPTILNGKGLKD from the coding sequence ATGAATTCTAAACTTGTGGATCGTTTTTTGGCCAGAGCCAAAAAATGGAATGAAGAAATGAGCCTACTAAGGAAAATCTGTCTTGATTGCGGATTGACCGAAACATACAAATGGATGCATCCCTGCTATACTTTCCAAGAAAAAAATGTAGTCTTAATTCACAACTTCAAAGAATATTGTGCTTTACTGTTCCATAAAGGTGTTTTATTAAAAGATACTAATGACATTCTAGTACAACAAACAGAAAATGTGCAAGCAGCACGCCAAATTCGGTTTACAAACTCACAACAAATCATCGATTTAGAATCCGTTATCAAAACCTATATTTACCAAGCCATTGAAATTGAAAAAGCAGGTTTAGAAGTCAAATTAAAACCCACTTCAGCATTTGAGATGCCAGACGAGTTCAAAAAAGCGTTGGAGACTAATTCAGATTTAAAAAAAGCTTTTGAATCCTTAACACCAGGTCGACAAAGAGGCTATTTACTATTCTTTTCACAAGCCAAACAATCCAAAACTCGTGAATCAAGAATAGAAAAATGCATTCCCACTATTTTGAACGGAAAAGGTTTAAAAGATTGA
- the ytxJ gene encoding bacillithiol system redox-active protein YtxJ, producing MSFLKNIFGSSDTPKQNETKINWTELLHLGQLDELEALSEQNPIAIFKHSTRCSISRMALKQFENEFDSAEKVTPYFLDLIEYREISNEIASRFGVTHQSPQLIVIQNGKTVYHASHSDIDAEVLKSL from the coding sequence ATGAGTTTTTTAAAAAACATCTTCGGGAGTAGTGATACTCCAAAACAAAATGAAACCAAAATTAACTGGACAGAATTATTGCATTTGGGTCAGTTAGATGAGTTAGAAGCTTTATCAGAACAAAATCCAATTGCGATTTTCAAGCACAGTACACGTTGTAGTATCAGCCGTATGGCTTTGAAGCAATTCGAAAACGAGTTTGATTCGGCTGAGAAAGTGACCCCTTATTTCTTAGATTTAATTGAGTACCGTGAAATTTCGAATGAGATAGCGTCTCGTTTTGGAGTAACGCATCAATCACCACAATTAATTGTGATACAAAATGGAAAAACGGTTTATCATGCTTCGCATAGTGATATTGATGCTGAGGTTTTGAAGAGCCTTTAG
- a CDS encoding DUF808 domain-containing protein, which produces MASGLFALLDDIAAIMDDVAVMSKVAAKKTAGILGDDLAVNAEKASGFISSREIPVLWAITKGSMFNKIIILPIAFLLSAFLPLAIIIILVLGGLYLAYEGAEKIYEYLFPHQHVNKIAITQNLTEAEVLNIEKDKIKSAIVTDFILSVEIIIIALGTVLEKPIATQIAVVSLIAILATVGVYGIVALIVRMDEMGLKLIAMSDKKNSLSKTIGNILIQALPKVIKSLSVIGTIALLLVAGGIFVHNLPFLHHFATQFPAILVEFCIGLVIGLIALGLVNLVKKLFKKH; this is translated from the coding sequence ATGGCTTCAGGTTTATTTGCATTATTAGATGATATCGCAGCAATTATGGATGATGTTGCCGTAATGAGTAAAGTAGCAGCCAAAAAAACAGCAGGAATATTAGGCGATGATTTGGCTGTAAATGCCGAAAAAGCTTCTGGCTTTATTTCATCAAGAGAGATTCCCGTATTATGGGCAATTACAAAAGGTTCGATGTTTAATAAAATAATTATTTTACCTATCGCTTTTCTGCTAAGTGCTTTTCTACCCTTAGCTATCATTATTATTTTAGTACTCGGCGGACTTTATCTCGCCTATGAAGGAGCTGAAAAAATTTATGAATATCTGTTTCCTCATCAGCACGTTAACAAAATAGCAATTACACAAAACCTCACTGAAGCTGAAGTACTGAATATTGAAAAAGATAAAATCAAATCGGCAATTGTAACTGATTTTATTTTATCGGTAGAGATTATTATAATAGCACTTGGAACTGTATTAGAAAAACCTATCGCTACACAAATTGCTGTAGTTTCATTAATTGCAATATTGGCAACCGTAGGTGTTTATGGTATTGTAGCTTTAATTGTCCGAATGGATGAAATGGGTTTAAAACTGATCGCCATGAGTGACAAAAAGAATAGTTTGTCAAAAACCATCGGTAATATACTGATACAAGCCCTACCTAAAGTAATCAAAAGTTTGAGTGTTATAGGTACTATAGCTTTGCTATTAGTCGCTGGAGGAATCTTTGTACATAACCTTCCTTTTTTACATCATTTTGCTACACAATTTCCAGCTATTCTTGTTGAATTTTGTATTGGATTGGTCATTGGTCTGATTGCTTTAGGATTAGTGAATTTGGTAAAAAAACTATTTAAAAAACACTAA
- a CDS encoding ammonium transporter: protein MRKVVLGIILIALSILTFFSNYFLNGNSVPAEPVVFDSGDTAWMIVATALVLLMTPGLGFFYGGMVGKKNVISTMLQSYMAMIIVTILWVVVAFSMSFGTSIGGYIGDPTEFFMFQGVGATTAWGTIPFLLFALFQAKFAIITPALITGAFAERIRFWAYMLFMVLFILVIYTPLCHMTWHADGLFFKMGVLDFAGGTVVHMSAGWAALAGAMFLGKRKVQKVNPARITYVLLGTGLLWFGWFGFNAGSALGANSLAVQALGTTTVAAAAAGMAWVFIDKILGHKLSAMGACIGTVVGLVAITPAAGFVSIPHAIFIGIFSSVVSNYMVSLFHKGGKIDDSLDVFACHGVGGMTGMLLTGVFASKSINPAVTDQGLIFGETTLFVTQLTALIMVSAFAFIGSYALFFIVNKITPLRVTEDKEELGLDISQHGEYL, encoded by the coding sequence TTGTTGCAACTGCCCTAGTACTTCTTATGACTCCTGGATTAGGATTCTTTTACGGAGGTATGGTTGGTAAGAAAAATGTCATCAGTACGATGTTGCAAAGTTATATGGCTATGATTATTGTAACCATTCTTTGGGTTGTAGTTGCTTTCAGTATGTCATTTGGAACTTCAATTGGTGGTTACATCGGTGATCCAACAGAATTTTTCATGTTCCAAGGTGTAGGTGCCACAACCGCTTGGGGAACAATACCATTTCTATTATTTGCATTATTTCAAGCAAAATTTGCCATTATTACTCCTGCCTTAATTACAGGTGCTTTCGCTGAAAGAATTCGTTTTTGGGCCTATATGTTGTTTATGGTATTATTCATATTAGTAATCTACACTCCATTGTGTCATATGACTTGGCATGCAGACGGTTTATTCTTCAAAATGGGAGTATTAGACTTTGCAGGAGGAACAGTAGTACATATGAGCGCAGGATGGGCTGCACTTGCTGGAGCAATGTTCTTAGGAAAAAGAAAAGTTCAAAAAGTAAATCCAGCTCGTATTACCTATGTATTATTAGGAACTGGATTATTATGGTTTGGATGGTTTGGATTCAATGCAGGTTCTGCATTAGGAGCAAATAGTTTAGCAGTTCAAGCACTAGGAACTACAACTGTTGCTGCTGCTGCTGCAGGTATGGCTTGGGTATTTATAGACAAAATATTAGGCCACAAACTTTCTGCTATGGGCGCTTGTATTGGAACTGTTGTTGGTCTTGTTGCCATAACTCCTGCTGCAGGTTTCGTAAGTATTCCACATGCTATTTTTATTGGTATTTTCAGTAGTGTTGTTAGTAACTATATGGTGAGTCTTTTCCATAAAGGAGGAAAAATTGATGACTCTCTTGATGTATTTGCTTGTCATGGTGTAGGTGGTATGACTGGTATGTTATTAACAGGTGTTTTTGCATCAAAATCAATAAATCCAGCAGTTACTGACCAAGGGTTAATCTTTGGAGAAACAACACTTTTCGTTACTCAATTAACGGCTTTAATCATGGTGTCTGCATTTGCCTTTATAGGTTCATACGCATTATTCTTTATCGTAAACAAAATTACTCCTCTAAGAGTAACTGAAGACAAAGAAGAATTAGGATTAGACATCTCTCAACACGGAGAATATTTGTAA
- a CDS encoding HAD family hydrolase, with amino-acid sequence MKFKGVIFDLDGTLVNSLEDISDAMNTVLQELQYPTHTYDTYQYFIGSGLRNLVSKALPITNNSETDIQDCYDRMITVYRQNCTHKTNAYDGIFELLAELKSRNIPISVFSNKADDLTKEVSNTIFPNYFDPILGLTTEAQKKPNPSKAIEISENWNIKPEETLFVGDSDIDMLTATNANMYAVGVIWGYRTKEELLADGAQQILNYPMELIALF; translated from the coding sequence ATGAAATTTAAAGGCGTAATTTTTGATTTAGACGGCACACTAGTAAACTCATTAGAAGACATTTCAGACGCTATGAATACCGTTCTTCAAGAACTTCAATACCCAACTCATACCTATGATACGTATCAATATTTTATAGGAAGTGGTCTTCGCAATTTGGTTAGTAAAGCACTACCTATAACAAACAATAGCGAAACAGACATTCAAGACTGTTATGATAGAATGATTACAGTATACCGTCAAAACTGTACCCATAAAACAAATGCTTATGACGGAATTTTTGAATTGTTAGCTGAATTAAAATCACGCAACATCCCAATTAGCGTTTTCTCTAACAAAGCGGACGACCTAACCAAAGAAGTCTCAAATACCATTTTTCCCAACTATTTCGACCCTATTTTAGGCTTAACAACAGAAGCTCAAAAAAAACCAAACCCTTCAAAAGCCATTGAAATAAGTGAAAATTGGAACATCAAACCTGAAGAAACCTTATTTGTAGGTGATTCTGACATTGATATGCTCACAGCTACCAATGCCAATATGTATGCCGTTGGAGTGATTTGGGGCTATAGAACCAAAGAGGAATTACTTGCTGATGGTGCTCAACAAATTCTTAATTATCCTATGGAGTTAATTGCTTTATTTTGA
- a CDS encoding cation-translocating P-type ATPase — translation MKLPINDKKFTLLLSAVTIVVALEILSLIGIHIPMPYAPFVFAAFILGIGYTVLLKGLQAIFKLKFSSINLLMTIAVIGAFYLGEYPEAAVVIVLYVLGERLEDIGIENSKSALDELVSKAPKTAFVKTENKTIPIDKIAVGAIIQVKPGEMIPLDGEIISGETTVDESAITGEPIPKDKHKGDNLFAGTLNKEGYIEIKTTKLSVDTTFSKIIRLTFEASANKSETQKFIEKFSKFYTPTIIAMAVLVFVIPVFVLHLEAEIWLLQAITLLVIACPCALVISTPVAIYAAIGNATAKGVLVKGGKYIEAMASIKAIALDKTRTITYGTPIVSDVFTLHGTNREELLACTAGAEIFSEHPLAQAIVDASIKEGFQPHKAEAFKSILGKGATAKCLVCEDETIYVGKLDFIKEHQTVDEEAEQIVAQLSAEGKTSVVVSFGNGVAGIIGLMDEIKPDSQIALEELEALNIEPVMLTGDHENAAKYVAKKVGIKKIFGGLLPENKADKIKELLHQYKYVAMVGDGINDAPALAQSTVGIAMGAAGSDTAIETANIALMNDNLSLIPFFIRLSKKTLRRIKYNTIGAIVVKLLFITLAFMGYSNLVFAIAADVGVTLIVILTSLHLMKFENNYVTLNPKTNI, via the coding sequence ATGAAATTACCAATCAACGATAAAAAATTCACCCTACTTCTTTCCGCGGTTACCATTGTAGTTGCTTTAGAAATTTTATCACTCATTGGTATCCATATCCCAATGCCATATGCCCCTTTTGTTTTTGCAGCTTTTATTCTTGGCATTGGCTATACCGTTTTATTGAAAGGATTACAGGCAATCTTCAAGCTCAAATTCAGCAGTATTAATTTACTAATGACCATTGCTGTTATTGGAGCATTCTATTTAGGTGAATACCCCGAAGCTGCGGTAGTCATCGTACTTTATGTACTAGGTGAACGCTTAGAAGATATTGGTATTGAAAACTCAAAATCTGCCTTAGATGAATTAGTAAGCAAAGCACCGAAAACCGCATTTGTAAAAACAGAAAATAAAACTATTCCCATCGATAAAATTGCAGTTGGCGCAATCATACAGGTCAAACCTGGTGAAATGATTCCGCTTGACGGCGAAATCATCTCAGGAGAAACGACTGTGGATGAATCAGCAATTACAGGCGAACCTATCCCAAAAGACAAACACAAAGGTGACAACTTATTTGCAGGAACACTAAATAAAGAAGGCTACATAGAAATTAAAACGACAAAACTTTCTGTTGATACCACTTTCTCAAAAATTATTCGCTTAACTTTTGAAGCCTCAGCCAACAAATCCGAAACCCAAAAATTCATTGAAAAATTTTCAAAATTTTACACGCCCACGATTATTGCGATGGCAGTTTTAGTTTTTGTAATTCCCGTCTTTGTATTGCATTTAGAGGCCGAAATTTGGTTATTGCAAGCCATTACACTTTTAGTAATCGCATGTCCCTGTGCCTTAGTCATATCGACGCCCGTCGCCATATATGCAGCTATCGGAAACGCCACGGCAAAGGGAGTATTAGTAAAAGGCGGGAAATACATTGAGGCAATGGCTTCAATAAAAGCAATTGCATTAGACAAGACACGAACCATCACTTACGGAACACCCATCGTATCTGACGTATTTACACTCCATGGAACTAACCGGGAAGAACTATTGGCTTGTACAGCAGGAGCCGAAATATTTTCTGAACATCCTTTAGCCCAAGCCATAGTCGATGCTAGTATAAAAGAAGGCTTTCAACCCCATAAAGCCGAAGCCTTTAAAAGTATACTAGGCAAAGGTGCAACAGCAAAATGCTTAGTCTGTGAAGATGAAACAATTTATGTAGGCAAATTAGATTTTATAAAAGAACATCAAACTGTTGATGAAGAAGCAGAGCAAATTGTAGCACAATTATCTGCTGAAGGAAAAACAAGCGTAGTAGTAAGTTTTGGAAATGGTGTAGCTGGAATTATAGGGTTAATGGACGAAATAAAACCCGACAGCCAAATCGCACTTGAAGAATTAGAAGCTTTAAATATTGAACCTGTAATGCTCACTGGCGACCATGAAAACGCAGCAAAATATGTCGCCAAAAAAGTAGGAATCAAAAAAATATTTGGTGGTTTATTACCAGAAAACAAAGCCGACAAAATCAAAGAACTTTTACATCAGTATAAATATGTAGCCATGGTAGGCGATGGTATAAACGATGCCCCTGCACTTGCACAAAGTACCGTAGGCATAGCCATGGGAGCTGCAGGAAGTGACACCGCCATTGAAACCGCAAACATAGCTTTGATGAACGACAATCTCTCACTAATTCCGTTTTTCATTCGCTTAAGTAAAAAAACATTACGTAGAATAAAATACAACACTATTGGAGCAATCGTAGTAAAATTGCTATTCATCACACTTGCTTTTATGGGCTATAGCAATCTAGTTTTTGCCATCGCCGCTGATGTTGGTGTAACACTAATTGTAATTTTGACCAGTTTGCACTTAATGAAGTTTGAAAATAATTATGTTACTTTAAATCCCAAAACCAATATTTAA
- a CDS encoding nitroreductase family protein has product MNILELIQKRYTAKSYNTNKAISEDKIEILKEVLRLTPSSINIQPWKFTFIQNPEVKAKLASVSMHNQERVNQAPLLVVFSVADDLDAFQKVVDNELPQARRDWYNQIKANTPESDLKTWLSNQVYISLGVALTASATLGLDSTPMEGIESEKYRAILNMTAYKPLFALAVGYAAENDFNRIELTPKSRRLHENVIETI; this is encoded by the coding sequence ATGAATATTTTAGAACTAATACAAAAAAGATATACTGCCAAATCATACAATACTAATAAAGCTATTTCTGAAGATAAAATTGAGATTTTGAAAGAAGTTTTACGCCTCACTCCTTCTTCTATTAATATTCAACCTTGGAAGTTTACTTTTATACAAAATCCAGAAGTGAAAGCAAAACTAGCTTCTGTTTCCATGCATAATCAAGAGAGAGTGAATCAAGCTCCACTATTAGTTGTTTTTAGCGTAGCCGATGATCTAGATGCATTTCAAAAAGTAGTTGACAACGAATTACCCCAAGCTAGAAGAGATTGGTACAACCAAATCAAAGCCAATACGCCTGAATCAGATTTAAAAACATGGCTTTCAAACCAAGTGTATATCTCCTTAGGAGTAGCGTTGACTGCCAGTGCTACTTTAGGACTAGATTCTACACCTATGGAAGGTATAGAGTCTGAAAAATACAGAGCTATTCTAAACATGACGGCATACAAACCGTTATTTGCATTAGCTGTCGGTTATGCTGCAGAAAATGATTTCAACCGAATTGAACTCACACCAAAATCAAGGAGATTACATGAAAATGTCATTGAAACGATATAA
- the clpB gene encoding ATP-dependent chaperone ClpB, producing MNINKFTIKSQEAIQLSQQLTQRVGQQQIENEHLFKAIFEVDENVAPFILKKLNVNVPMFLQILDSTIASFPKVTGGDIQFSRAAGTALNEAENIAQKMNDEYVSIEHLILAIFASKSKVAQILKDQGVTEKGLKAAIDELRKGERVTSASAEETYNALNKYAKNLNQLAKAGKLDPVIGRDEEIRRLLQILTRRTKNNPMLVGEPGVGKTAIAEGLAHRIVDGDVPENLKDKIVFSLDMGALIAGAKYKGEFEERLKSVVKEVTAAEGDIVLFIDEIHTLVGAGGGEGAMDAANILKPALARGELRAIGATTLDEYQKYFEKDKALERRFQKVFIEEPDTESAISILRGIKEKYETHHKVQIKDNAIIAAVELSQRYITNRFLPDKAIDLMDEAASKIRMEINSKPEELDVLDRKIMQLEIEIEAIKREKDESKIKILGMDLANLKEERNQIFSKWKTEKEVVDNIQTIKTQIEDFKHEAERAERDGDYGKVAEIRYGKIKEAQEKLEQLHKELAENQAGGSSLIKEEVTREDIAEVVAKWTGIPVMKMLQGEREKLLHLEEELHHRVVGQEEAIEAISDAVRRSRAGLQDMKKPVGTFLFLGTTGVGKTELAKALAEYLFDDENAMTRIDMSEYQERHSVSRLVGAPPGYVGYDEGGQLTEAVRRKPYSVILLDEIEKAHPDTFNILLQVLDEGRLTDNKGRLADFKNTIIIMTSNMGSHIIQEKFDNLKGNIEAVTEAAKIEVLGLLKQTVRPEFLNRIDEIVMFTPLSTENISEIVGLQLKNVFKMLAQQNITLDATPEAIAYLSEKGYDPQFGARPVKRVIQKDVLNKLSKEILSGKIATESIILLDCFDGQLVFRNQSESNN from the coding sequence ATGAACATTAATAAATTTACCATAAAATCGCAGGAAGCTATTCAGCTTTCGCAACAGCTCACCCAACGAGTGGGACAGCAACAAATAGAAAACGAACATCTCTTTAAAGCAATCTTTGAAGTAGATGAAAATGTCGCACCCTTTATTTTGAAAAAACTCAATGTAAATGTTCCAATGTTTTTACAAATTTTGGATAGTACCATTGCTAGTTTTCCTAAAGTTACAGGAGGTGATATTCAATTTTCGAGAGCAGCTGGAACTGCATTGAATGAAGCTGAAAATATAGCGCAAAAAATGAACGATGAATACGTTTCTATCGAACATTTAATTCTTGCTATTTTTGCCTCAAAAAGCAAAGTCGCTCAAATCCTAAAAGACCAAGGTGTAACCGAAAAAGGACTAAAAGCCGCTATTGATGAACTTAGAAAAGGCGAACGTGTTACTTCGGCATCCGCTGAAGAAACCTACAATGCATTAAACAAATATGCCAAAAATCTAAATCAGCTGGCCAAAGCAGGCAAACTCGATCCTGTAATTGGTCGTGATGAAGAAATACGCAGGCTATTACAAATTCTTACCCGTCGTACTAAAAACAACCCTATGCTTGTGGGGGAACCTGGTGTAGGTAAAACTGCCATTGCTGAAGGATTAGCACATCGTATCGTAGATGGAGATGTACCAGAGAACTTAAAAGATAAAATAGTTTTCTCTCTTGATATGGGAGCCTTGATTGCAGGTGCCAAGTACAAAGGTGAATTTGAAGAACGTTTAAAATCTGTTGTAAAAGAAGTAACAGCTGCCGAAGGTGATATCGTGCTTTTTATTGACGAAATACACACACTGGTAGGTGCTGGTGGTGGCGAAGGAGCTATGGATGCGGCTAATATTTTGAAACCAGCCTTAGCTCGTGGAGAATTGCGTGCCATCGGGGCAACGACATTGGACGAATACCAAAAATATTTCGAAAAAGACAAAGCACTCGAAAGACGTTTCCAAAAAGTGTTTATCGAAGAACCTGATACTGAAAGCGCTATTTCAATCCTTCGTGGTATCAAAGAAAAATATGAAACACATCATAAAGTTCAAATCAAGGATAATGCTATTATAGCAGCAGTTGAATTGTCACAACGCTATATCACCAACCGTTTTTTACCCGATAAGGCGATTGACTTAATGGACGAGGCGGCATCAAAAATCCGAATGGAAATCAATTCAAAACCCGAAGAATTGGATGTTTTAGACCGTAAAATCATGCAGCTCGAAATCGAAATCGAAGCCATCAAACGCGAAAAAGACGAAAGCAAAATCAAAATCCTAGGCATGGATTTGGCAAACCTCAAAGAAGAACGCAACCAGATTTTTTCAAAATGGAAAACAGAAAAAGAAGTAGTCGATAATATTCAGACTATAAAAACTCAAATCGAAGACTTTAAACATGAGGCAGAACGTGCCGAACGTGATGGAGATTATGGAAAAGTAGCCGAAATTCGTTATGGAAAAATCAAAGAAGCTCAAGAAAAACTAGAGCAACTACATAAAGAATTAGCCGAAAACCAAGCTGGTGGAAGTTCTTTGATTAAAGAAGAGGTTACCCGTGAAGACATAGCCGAAGTAGTGGCCAAATGGACTGGAATTCCTGTAATGAAAATGCTCCAAGGAGAACGCGAAAAACTATTGCATCTAGAAGAAGAATTACATCACCGTGTTGTAGGCCAAGAAGAAGCCATCGAGGCGATTAGTGATGCGGTTCGTCGTTCTCGTGCGGGCTTACAAGATATGAAAAAGCCTGTGGGTACCTTCTTATTCCTAGGAACCACCGGTGTGGGTAAAACAGAACTTGCTAAAGCTCTCGCTGAATACTTATTTGACGACGAAAATGCCATGACGCGTATCGATATGAGTGAGTACCAAGAACGCCATAGCGTGAGTCGATTAGTCGGTGCGCCTCCAGGATACGTAGGTTATGACGAAGGTGGACAGCTGACCGAGGCCGTGCGAAGAAAACCATATTCTGTAATATTACTAGACGAGATTGAAAAAGCGCATCCTGATACATTCAACATTTTGCTTCAAGTGCTCGATGAAGGAAGGTTAACGGATAACAAAGGTCGTTTGGCCGATTTCAAAAATACAATTATCATCATGACTTCAAACATGGGAAGCCATATCATTCAAGAAAAGTTCGACAACCTCAAAGGCAATATCGAGGCTGTAACCGAAGCGGCAAAAATTGAAGTCCTCGGTTTACTAAAACAGACTGTGCGACCTGAATTTTTGAACCGTATTGATGAAATTGTCATGTTTACGCCTTTATCAACCGAAAATATTTCAGAAATTGTTGGCTTACAATTAAAGAATGTATTCAAAATGTTGGCACAGCAAAACATTACGCTCGACGCCACACCCGAAGCCATTGCTTATCTTTCGGAAAAAGGATACGACCCACAATTTGGTGCTCGACCAGTAAAAAGAGTCATTCAAAAGGATGTATTAAACAAACTCTCCAAAGAGATTTTAAGTGGTAAAATTGCTACAGAGAGCATCATTCTGCTGGATTGCTTTGACGGTCAATTGGTATTTAGAAACCAAAGTGAGTCAAACAATTAA
- a CDS encoding DUF1853 family protein, with protein MNTKSRITSILNTESLDSSVTGFPTFDLSHLQIPKELDFQLPTNIRLGHLAERIVSHLIQSSLNYKIVYENIQILEHQQTIGEIDFIIEDIKEKQLIHLELAYKFYLFDPSISTEATHNWIGPNRNDSLIEKLGKLRTKQFPLLYNPCTVSQLQNIGISQVSQALCLLVSLFVPYDFKQKLDSVYQKAIKGYYLNLETFIRLDSPDKRYYLPSKTAWGIDPSENEIWHDFNTIKEQLRTSMQEKQAPLCWQQQQGTYIEFFIVWW; from the coding sequence ATGAACACCAAATCAAGAATAACATCCATTTTAAATACGGAAAGTTTAGACAGTAGCGTTACGGGCTTTCCAACATTTGATTTATCTCATTTACAGATTCCAAAAGAGTTGGATTTTCAACTTCCTACCAACATTCGGTTGGGACATTTAGCTGAAAGAATAGTTTCGCATTTGATTCAATCATCCCTAAATTACAAGATAGTATATGAAAATATTCAAATACTGGAGCACCAACAAACCATAGGCGAAATTGATTTTATCATTGAAGACATAAAGGAAAAACAATTGATTCATTTAGAGTTGGCTTATAAATTCTATTTATTTGATCCTAGCATTTCTACCGAAGCAACTCATAACTGGATTGGCCCTAACAGAAATGATTCTTTAATTGAAAAATTAGGCAAATTAAGGACTAAACAATTTCCTTTGTTATATAACCCTTGTACTGTTTCACAACTTCAAAACATTGGCATTTCACAGGTTTCCCAAGCCTTATGTTTACTGGTTTCTCTATTCGTTCCTTATGATTTTAAACAAAAACTAGATTCGGTCTACCAAAAAGCCATCAAAGGATATTATTTGAATTTAGAAACATTTATAAGGCTTGATAGTCCTGATAAACGATACTACTTACCTTCAAAAACTGCTTGGGGAATTGATCCTTCCGAAAATGAGATTTGGCATGATTTCAATACTATCAAAGAGCAGCTAAGAACTTCTATGCAGGAAAAACAAGCTCCATTATGCTGGCAACAACAGCAAGGAACCTACATAGAGTTTTTTATTGTTTGGTGGTAA
- a CDS encoding thiol-disulfide oxidoreductase DCC family protein, translating into MTLQQIQNLQKDKKIILFDGVCNLCDTSVQFILKNDKKDVFRFVALQSELGKEIIQYLGIDTNKTDSIILYEPGNAYYYKSQAALNIASYLGGMIGLLSIFNILPSALSDIAYDYIAKNRYRWYGKKESCMIPTPETKAKFLG; encoded by the coding sequence ATGACTCTACAACAAATACAAAACCTACAGAAAGACAAAAAAATCATTCTCTTTGATGGGGTATGTAATCTTTGTGATACTTCGGTCCAGTTTATTCTCAAAAACGACAAAAAGGATGTTTTTCGTTTTGTGGCGTTGCAGTCTGAACTAGGAAAAGAAATCATACAATATCTTGGCATCGACACTAATAAAACTGATAGTATCATTCTATACGAACCGGGAAATGCTTATTACTATAAGTCCCAAGCCGCTTTGAATATTGCAAGTTATTTAGGAGGCATGATAGGTTTATTAAGTATTTTCAATATTTTACCTTCTGCCTTAAGCGATATCGCTTATGATTATATTGCTAAAAACAGATACCGCTGGTACGGAAAAAAAGAAAGCTGCATGATCCCTACTCCCGAAACAAAAGCCAAATTCTTAGGATAA